ATGTCAGTCAAGCAGAAGCGCATGGAGGATCGCATCCGCGACATCCTGAGCGGATTGCTGCAGCTTGAAGTCCGCGATGCCCGGTTGAAGAACGTCACGGTCACGCGGGTGATGCTGGATCGCGAACTGCAGATGGCCGATGTCTATGTCAACGCCATGGGTGAGGAATCCCGCCGCCAGGAAGTCATGGCCGGTCTTGACCGGGCCAAGGGCTTCCTGCGGCGGGAGCTGGCTGCCCGCGTACGTCTGCGGACCGCGCCCGATCTGCAGTTTCACTGGGACCTGAACCTGGAGCACGGGGAGCGGATCAACCGCTTGCTGGATGGCCTGGAAATTCCGCCGGGAGATGTCCCCGTCGCCGATGACGATCTCGACCTTGAGGATCTCCTAGATGATGATGGAATGGGATAAAGCGGCGGCGCTGCTGAGCCAGGCGCAGTATATCGTGATCGTCACCCATGTTGGGCCGGATGGCGACGCGATCGGGTCGCTGCTGGGGCTGATGTGGGCATTGCGCCGGCTGGGCAAGCGGGTTGTCCCGGCGGTTGACGAGGGGGTCCCGCCGGAATTCACTTTCCTGCCGGGGGCGGAGGAGGTGCGTGCTGCCCTTGGTGATGTACAGCCCGATCTGGTCATTGCCGTGGATTGTGGCGATCCTGGCCGGATGGGTAAGGCTGGCGAGGCGGCGCGGGCAGCGGGCGCGCCGCTGATCAATCTCGATCACCACATTACCAATACCCGCTTTGGAGACGCGAACCTGGTCGATCCGGCAACGGTGGCTTCCGCCGAAGGTGTGCTGGACTGGCTGGATCGGCTGGGAGTTGCGCCGGACCGGCAGATCGCCACCTGTCTGCTGACCGGTATTGTGACTGACACCCTGTGCTTCCGCACGGATAACGTCAGCGCGGCGGTGTTTGGTAAGGCCCAGCGCCTGATCGAAGCAGGCGCCCCCTACAGCGAAATCACCCAGCGCACAGTGATGCGCATGTCGTTTGAGGCGCTTGGCCTGTGGGCGGCAGTGTTACCCCGTATGCGCCTTGAGGAGGAGGGCATCCTGTGGGTGGCCATTGACCGGCCGACCCGCCAGGCGCTCAACTACAATGATGCACGGGATGGTGGGCTGGTCAGCCTGCTGATCTCGGCAGATCGGGCCAGGATCGCCGCTGTCTTCCGTGAGAAGGATGACGGAAAAGTTGAGATCGGGTTCCGGGCTGTGCCTGGCTATGATGTCGCTACGGTCGCTGCCCGGCTGGGCGGCGGCGGGCATGCCCTGGCTGCCGGTTGCACGATTGACGGACCGCTGGAGGAAGCGGTGGCGCGGACGCTGGCGCTGTTGCGGGAGGCCGCTCGTGAAGGAGCGCCGGTTGTCCCCTGAGCGTGTTTCGGGTTTGCTCAACATCCATAAGCCGGTTGGCCCGACCAGCCATGATGTGGTGGCGCGCATCCGCCGCCTGACGCGCATCAGGCAGGTGGGGCATGCCGGCACCCTCGATCCGCTGGCTGAAGGCGTGCTGATCATCTGCCTGGGGCAGGCTACGCGCCTGAGTGAGTACGCCATGCGCTCGCCCAAGCAGTACCTTGCCCGCGTGCGGCTGGGGGTCAGCACCGACACCTACGACCGCGAAGGGCGGATTGTTGAGGAGCGCCCCCTGGGCGATCTGAGTGCTCATTGCATCGCTGAGGCGCTGGAGCAGTTCCAGGGCGAGATTCTACAGATACCGCCGATGTATAGCGCCATCCAGCAGGAAGGCCAGCGGCTGTACGATCTGGCCCGGCAGGGCCGGGAAGTCCCGCGCCAGCCGCGCCGGGTGACCATCAGCGCCATCCGGCTGGTTGCGTGGATGCCACCGGAAGTGACGCTGGAGGTTACCTGCTCCCCGGGGACGTATATCCGCAGCCTAGCCCACGATCTGGGTGTTGCGCTGGGGGTAGGGGGGCATCTGGCCGGGCTTGTCCGGCTGGCCAGTGGCAGCTTTCACCTTGCGGAAGCAATCCCGTTGGCAGCATTTGAGGAAGCTGTTGACGCCGGAATCTGGCAGCAGTACCTGTTGCCACCGGAACGAGCGCTGGCCGGTCTGCCGATCGTGCAACTGACGGCAGACGAAGCCCGGCGGATTCAGCACGGCGGCGCTATTCCGGCCCCGCCGGAGGCAGCGGGTGAAGCCGGCGCTCGCGGACCGGCGGGGGAACTGCTGGCGATCTTGAGGGCGATGGAAGGCCGCTGGCAGCCTGTAAAGGTCTTCCCGCCTGGGGGCTGATCGGGTTGTAGTATCGTGCCCCGAACGATGAGTGGATCGAGGGCTTTGCTTTCGATGGGCGGAGGAGCGGGCGCGTGAGCGGGCATATCTACTCGCTGAAGGATATTAACCTGACGACGCCGTCGATTGTCACTATTGGCGTGTTTGATGGTGTACATCTGGGCCATCAGCGGCTGGTCCGGCAGTTGGTACAGGAGGCGCGGGAAAGCAATCGAACCAGCGTTGTGCTGACCTTCTTCCCACATCCGGATGTAGTCCTTAGGGGGGTAACCGGCCGCTACTACCTGACCAGCCCGGAAGTCAGGGCCAGGCTGTTGCTGGATATGGGGGTTGACCTGGTTATCACCCATGCTTTCAACCGGGAGATCAGCCAGATTCGCGCCGCCGATTTTGTGGAGCAATTGTGTGCGCACCTCAAGATGGCGGTGCTATGGGTGGGGCCTGACTTTGCCCTGGGGTACAGGCGCGAGGGCAATGTGCCGTTCCTGCGGGCGCAGGGGGCGGTGCGCGGCTTTACTGTCGAGACCGTGGAACTGCGCCTGACCACCGGCGGAAGTGTGATCAGCAGTTCCAGCATCCGCGAGGCGCTGGCCGCCGGGCATGTTGAGCAGGCGGCAGCCTGGCTGGGTCGCCCCTATCGCATCGCCGGTGAGGTGGTCGTCGGCGATCGTCGCGGTCGTACCATCGGTTTTCCTACCGCTAATCTGCGCGTGTGGGAGGAGCAACTGCTGCCCGCCAATGGCGTCTATGCTGGCTGGGCTTACTGGCGCGGCGAACGGCTGATGGCGGTGGCTAACCTCGGCATCCAGCCAACCTTTGATGGGGCGCAGATGAAGGTCGAAGCTCACCTGCTGGACTTTGACCGGGACATTTACGGGGAGACGCTGGAACTCGCGTTTGTCCGGCGGCTCCGTGCTGAGCAGCGCTTCAACAGCGTGGCCGACCTGGTTGAACAGATTCAACACGACGTCGTCAGCGGGCGGGCGATCCTGGAACCGCTCATGGCGCAGGAACAGCGCTAGGCTGCAGCAGATGGCGTCCGGGTCACCGCTGGCGTTCACGAGGCAGCGCCGATCTTGGCCCAGCCCAGTACGGATGCCGGAAAAGGCGATCTTCAGTTCAGGAAACACCGGTCAGGCGGTAGAGTGTTTGCCGCAATTCAGCGCGGACGGCTAGCGCTTCCTCGACCGGGGTCTTGAGACGGTCATGGAATGCCGTCTCCAACGCTGTGGTATGGTCAACCATGGTCTGAGCCGGGGCGATCAGGTTAGCGCTGATCGGATTGACGACTTCAGCAACCAGGCCCTTGTCGCTGTCGACGCTGATCCATTGCCGCAGTGGGGTGATCAGCATCGTGTTGATGCTCCCCACCAGCTCCGGGATGTGTGTCAGGATCAGGCCGATAGCTTCCAGCCCGGCGCGGATATTCTGCCCCACGCCAAAAGGCAGGATATCCAGCACCTGGCCGATGAAATCCCCGATCTGCTGGGCAACAGGCTTGACCGGTTCCACCAGCCCGCTCAACGTATCTTCAAATGCCTGCAGGGTGGCAGCCAGCTGGTTGATCTGCGTTTCCAGCCATAGCAGGCCCTCAGCGATAACTGGCGCCTGCAGCTCGATTCCAGCCAGCAGGCCCGCCGCCTGATTCACACCCGCCTGCAGTAAGCCGCGCGCAGTCCCGAGGGCGAGCAGAGCCAGGTTGAGGGGCGTGAGGCCGGCCATCACCCGGTCGTCCAGCTCTGCCGCTTCCATCTGCTGGTACAGGGTGATGACCTGCTGCAAGTAGGCGATATCATTGGTGCGCGCCTGCAGATCGGCGGCAAGGGCGGCATTGTCGGCGCGTGTGGTCTCCAGATCAACGAGGGCTGTTTCCAGTTCTGCGCGGCTGGACTCCAGATCGGTGCGGAGCGTCTCAAGCTGGGCGCGCAACCCGATCCGTTCTGAGCGCAGGGCGGCCAACTCCGCCTGGAGGCTGCCAGGGTCGGTGTCCGCTTGCGGTGCAGTAAGTGTTCCCGTGATGGCGTCGCCGTGCAACACAGCGGTCGGAATCGCCGGTTTGGCTGCTCCCGATGGATTCCCGGCCAGTAGCAAGGCTGCGCCGCCGGTAGCGGTGATCACGCCACCTGCCAGAAACCATAGCAGGAATGCACGTCTGCTCAGTTTTTCGGGCGCGACTGTCGCTTCATCAACAAACTCGAAGCCGCCACCGGAAGCAACCAGAGCATCTAGCTCGGCCAGGGACTGATCATCGAGGTGTTGCAGTTGCCGGTACAGACGGTCAAGTATGGCGGCCCGTGTGCGTGAGGAAGGGGAAATGGTGGTCATGGCGGTGTTGTACGCTACCTCGCCAGAATGATGGTATCGGACATTAAGCGCGGGGATGGAGACGGCAGTGCTACACATGCATACGTACAGATGTTCGAGGTGTTGCGCCGATGAACCTCCCGTGTTTGCCTGAGGAAGCCGGGCGCCTTCAGCGGATGCGGTAGCCCAGCCGTTTGAGCAGCGCTTCATCCTGTCGCCAGTTGGGCAGGACCTTCACCCACAGTTCCAGGAATACGCGGCTCTCCGTCAGCCCTTCGATTTCGCGGCGGGCGGCGGCGCCAATGCGCTTAAGCATCTGGCCGCCCTTGCCAATGATGATGGACTTTTGCGATTCACGCTCGATATAGATGGTGGCCGCAATGTAGATCACATTGTTCTCGCGCTCTTTGAACTCGTTGATCTCCACGGCAACAGCGTGCGGAACCTCGTCATGGGTATTCAAGAGTACCTGCTCGCGGATCATCTCCGCGGCGATGTGGCGGGTATAGGTCTCAGTGACCTGATCTGGCGGGTAGTAGCGCGGTCCTTCCGGCAGGAGGGCGATCAGGCGTTTCCGCAGATCGTCGACGCCAGCGCCGTGCAGGGCACTGATGGCGACCCAATCGACGGGCGAGACCAGCGCCAGGTAAGCGTCCACGTGAGCCTGCAACTTGTCCGGCGGGGTCAGGTCGATCTTGTTGATGGCCAGGACGATCGGCGCTTTTGAGGCAGCGTCGCGGAGCTGCCGGGCGATCATGATATCACCGGGGCCGGGGGGCAGATTCGCCTCCACGATCAGCAGGATCACATCGGCGTCCACCAGCGCCTGCTGGGCGGTTTCCACCATGAAGCGCCCCAGTTCGTGGCGTGGCTTATGCAGGCCAGGGGTGTCCACAAACACGATCTGGGCCTCATCGGTGGTCAGGATGCCCAGTTGGCGGACGCGAGTCGTTTGTGGGCGCGGGGAGACGATGGCGATCTTCTGCCCCAGAATCTGGTTGATCAGGGTGGATTTGCCCACATTCGGGCGACCGATGACCGCGACGAAACCGGACCGGTGGCCGGGCGGAACAACGTCCAGGGCGCTTTCGGCGCGATGGGCAGCTTCTATGTCGTCGTCAGCGGGCAGTGGCGGATAGGATTCAGAGTCGGTCATGCCGGGGTCGTTGCAGCCTCCTGAGCTTTGAGCATGCGGACGCGATCCCACATCCGGCAGAATGTACAGTCGCCATTGTTGGTGGTGGCCTGGCCGCAGGTCGGGCAGGCGCGCAGCGTCAGTCCTTCTTCTTCCGGCAGGAAATCCGGGTGCTGCTCCCGCGCCCGCAGGAAGTTCAGATAAAAGCGGAGCTTGGAACCGGGGCTATCCTGTTCCAGGGCGTTAAGCAGTTCTTTGTAGCGCAAGCTGGTTGCATCTGCTGCGAATGGGCATTCCTCATAGATGTAGTCAATGCCGCGCAGCAGAGCGTACGCAGCCGTCTCCCGTTCGTAAAAACGGCAGAGCGGCTTGACCTTACGCACCAGGCCGGCTTCGCCGGGAGGGAGCACCGGTCCCTGTCGACGCAGGTATTCCACCGACCAGGAGAGCGTATTGCCCAGCAGGGTGGCGGCTTCGTCGTCCAGATTATGGCCGGTGGCTAGCACGGGATAGCCTTCATCACCGGCGACGCGATTCATGATGTGCCGCTTGGCGAGGCCACAGCTTGAGCATGGCTTGCCACGATGAAAGACCTGCGCGGCCTCAGGGATTGATGCGCCGTATACAGCGGCGACATCCACGGTGTGCAGGACGGCTTCGGGGTGGCGCGCGGCAAAGGCGCGGACATACGCATACGATGCCTCAGAATAGGCAGTTCCCTCATCGATGCCGAGGCTGATGTACAGCCCATCGGCGCGGTAGCCCAGCGCCAGGAGGATGTCCCACAACGCCAGGCTGTCTTTGCCGCCGGAAACAGCGACCAGTACCCGTTCGTCACGGGTGAACATCCGGTAGTGGTGAATGGACCGCTCCGTCTGTTCCTGCATCCAGGTGACGAAGTGGGTCTTGCACAGGGCCAGTTTGTGCTGCCGCATGTTGATGACGGCGCGGGCGCTGCACTTGCGGCATTTCATGGCAGTGGTTGTCTCCTGTGTTGATTGTCCGGCATGTCTACGGCGTGGTCAGCCGCCGGAAATCACCGCGACGAGCCTGATCCGGTCGCCGGGCTGAAGCTGAACATCATCGGTAAGTAGCTCGCCCTCCCGGACGATCAGAACCATCTCCGGGTTCAGGCGGCACCTGAGAATAGCGTCACGGGCGCTCATGCCGGCGGGCACTTCAAAGGTCTGGTGGCGGAAGTGCAGGGTGGCAGTGGCAGAGTCTGATGCGGCCATCGTTGCTGGTTCTCCCGTTTCGGACGGTAGAACGCGATTGTAGCGCAGGGCAGTCCTCATGTCGACTGCACCGGACGGGCGGAATGGCGGTGATCCACCGGGCAGGCAGAGTTCACTGCTCCTGGCCGGGTGGAACTGACCAGCGTGGCAGGTAGGCAGCCAGCAGCTCAGGCAACGGTGGGGCCTCCGGACTAACCCAGCACGCGGTCAGCGGGGCCAGGGGCAGGCGATCTGCCACCGACGCATAGGCCCACACTTCTACACCGCGCCCGAAGTCCAGCTCGCGGAGCATCACCTGGGCGGGTTGGCCGTCGATTCCAATGCCCACCAGATCGGCGCGGGGATGCAGATTGCTGTGCGCCAGGGCATAGTCCCAGGCTTCCCGACCCACCAGCATCGCCCCATATTCCGAGGCGAACAGACCGGGCACAATCG
The genomic region above belongs to Anaerolineae bacterium and contains:
- the era gene encoding GTPase Era — protein: MTDSESYPPLPADDDIEAAHRAESALDVVPPGHRSGFVAVIGRPNVGKSTLINQILGQKIAIVSPRPQTTRVRQLGILTTDEAQIVFVDTPGLHKPRHELGRFMVETAQQALVDADVILLIVEANLPPGPGDIMIARQLRDAASKAPIVLAINKIDLTPPDKLQAHVDAYLALVSPVDWVAISALHGAGVDDLRKRLIALLPEGPRYYPPDQVTETYTRHIAAEMIREQVLLNTHDEVPHAVAVEINEFKERENNVIYIAATIYIERESQKSIIIGKGGQMLKRIGAAARREIEGLTESRVFLELWVKVLPNWRQDEALLKRLGYRIR
- a CDS encoding bifunctional oligoribonuclease/PAP phosphatase NrnA, encoding MMMEWDKAAALLSQAQYIVIVTHVGPDGDAIGSLLGLMWALRRLGKRVVPAVDEGVPPEFTFLPGAEEVRAALGDVQPDLVIAVDCGDPGRMGKAGEAARAAGAPLINLDHHITNTRFGDANLVDPATVASAEGVLDWLDRLGVAPDRQIATCLLTGIVTDTLCFRTDNVSAAVFGKAQRLIEAGAPYSEITQRTVMRMSFEALGLWAAVLPRMRLEEEGILWVAIDRPTRQALNYNDARDGGLVSLLISADRARIAAVFREKDDGKVEIGFRAVPGYDVATVAARLGGGGHALAAGCTIDGPLEEAVARTLALLREAAREGAPVVP
- the truB gene encoding tRNA pseudouridine(55) synthase TruB, with the translated sequence MPWLPVARLTDRWRKRWRGRWRCCGRPLVKERRLSPERVSGLLNIHKPVGPTSHDVVARIRRLTRIRQVGHAGTLDPLAEGVLIICLGQATRLSEYAMRSPKQYLARVRLGVSTDTYDREGRIVEERPLGDLSAHCIAEALEQFQGEILQIPPMYSAIQQEGQRLYDLARQGREVPRQPRRVTISAIRLVAWMPPEVTLEVTCSPGTYIRSLAHDLGVALGVGGHLAGLVRLASGSFHLAEAIPLAAFEEAVDAGIWQQYLLPPERALAGLPIVQLTADEARRIQHGGAIPAPPEAAGEAGARGPAGELLAILRAMEGRWQPVKVFPPGG
- a CDS encoding MoaD/ThiS family protein; the encoded protein is MAASDSATATLHFRHQTFEVPAGMSARDAILRCRLNPEMVLIVREGELLTDDVQLQPGDRIRLVAVISGG
- the rbfA gene encoding 30S ribosome-binding factor RbfA — protein: MSVKQKRMEDRIRDILSGLLQLEVRDARLKNVTVTRVMLDRELQMADVYVNAMGEESRRQEVMAGLDRAKGFLRRELAARVRLRTAPDLQFHWDLNLEHGERINRLLDGLEIPPGDVPVADDDLDLEDLLDDDGMG
- a CDS encoding bifunctional riboflavin kinase/FAD synthetase, whose amino-acid sequence is MSGHIYSLKDINLTTPSIVTIGVFDGVHLGHQRLVRQLVQEARESNRTSVVLTFFPHPDVVLRGVTGRYYLTSPEVRARLLLDMGVDLVITHAFNREISQIRAADFVEQLCAHLKMAVLWVGPDFALGYRREGNVPFLRAQGAVRGFTVETVELRLTTGGSVISSSSIREALAAGHVEQAAAWLGRPYRIAGEVVVGDRRGRTIGFPTANLRVWEEQLLPANGVYAGWAYWRGERLMAVANLGIQPTFDGAQMKVEAHLLDFDRDIYGETLELAFVRRLRAEQRFNSVADLVEQIQHDVVSGRAILEPLMAQEQR
- a CDS encoding adenine nucleotide alpha hydrolase family protein, producing MKCRKCSARAVINMRQHKLALCKTHFVTWMQEQTERSIHHYRMFTRDERVLVAVSGGKDSLALWDILLALGYRADGLYISLGIDEGTAYSEASYAYVRAFAARHPEAVLHTVDVAAVYGASIPEAAQVFHRGKPCSSCGLAKRHIMNRVAGDEGYPVLATGHNLDDEAATLLGNTLSWSVEYLRRQGPVLPPGEAGLVRKVKPLCRFYERETAAYALLRGIDYIYEECPFAADATSLRYKELLNALEQDSPGSKLRFYLNFLRAREQHPDFLPEEEGLTLRACPTCGQATTNNGDCTFCRMWDRVRMLKAQEAATTPA